Proteins encoded together in one Lathyrus oleraceus cultivar Zhongwan6 chromosome 5, CAAS_Psat_ZW6_1.0, whole genome shotgun sequence window:
- the LOC127088338 gene encoding uncharacterized protein LOC127088338 isoform X2, which yields MAHRVVMSLLPFLLLLLINDHGSFARDMNQVDQPYLDGWLKNTPLKNQKSSLNSDQIYLDGWLKDTRDEKAKLNPDTNQVYLDGWLKDTRGEKAKANPDSNQVYLDGWLKDTRAEKEKDNPDSNQVYLDGWLKDTRGEKAKVNPDSNQVYLDGWLKDTRAEKEKVNPDSNQVYLDGWLKDTRAEKAKVNPDSNQVYLDGWLKDTGAENAKSNLDSNQVYLDGWLKDTRAEKAKANPDSNQVYLDGWLKDTRVENEKSALDSNAKSNLDSNQVYLDGWLKDTRADKAKANPDSNQVYLDGWLKDTRVENEKSAPNSKQVYLDGWLKDIRVEKEKSALDSKEVYLDGWLKDTRVENEKSTPDSKQVYLDGWLKDTRAEKAKLNSDSNQVYLDGWLKDTRAEKAKSSLDSNEVYLDGWLKDTRVEKLNSNSDSNQVYLDGWLKNTQTLNPKPTLDSNQVYLDGWLKDTRAEKDNSSPNSNRVYLDGWLKDSHVEIAKSIPNSKQAYLDGWLKDSHAENYMKNGQHLEESNGKLSSKVDHTEAFKVAFFSLDDLYVGNVMTLQFPIREYAPFLPRKLADEIPVSKSQSSSLLQLFSLTKDSPQGEDMIDVMNQCESEPNKGETKACPTSLESMLEFVHGVIGAETNYNIHSTSYPTTSGAPLQNYTVLDISKDIYAPKWVACHPRPYPYALYYCHYLDIGSKIFKVLLKGEYGDIMDALGICHLDTSAMNPNHFIFDLLGMKPGEGPLCHFFPVKHVLWVPSPPHATK from the exons ATGGCACACAGAGTTGTTATGTCTTTACTCCCTTTTCTCCTACTCTTGTTGATT AATGACCATGGAAGCTTTGCAAGAGATATGAATCAAGTTGATCAGCCTTACCTTGATGGGTGGCTCAAAAACACTCCCCTGAAGAACCAAAAATCCTCCCTTAACTCCGACCAAATTtaccttgatggatggttgaaagataccCGAGATGAGAAAGCAAAACTCAACCCTGACACCAATCAAGTTtaccttgatggatggttgaaagataccCGAGGTGAGAAAGCAAAAGCCAACCCTGACTCCAATCAAGTTtaccttgatggatggttgaaagataccCGAGCCGAGAAAGAAAAAGACAATCCTGACTCCAACCAAGTTtaccttgatggatggttgaaagataccCGAGGTGAGAAAGCAAAAGTCAACCCTGACTCCAACCAAGTTtaccttgatggatggttgaaagataccCGAGCCGAGAAAGAAAAAGTCAATCCTGACTCCAACCAAGTTTATCTTGATGGGTGGTTGAAAGATACCAGAGCCGAGAAAGCCAAAGTCAACCCTGATTCAAACCAAGTTtaccttgatggatggttgaaagatacTGGAGCCGAGAATGCAAAATCCAACCTTGATTCCAACCAAGTTtaccttgatggatggttgaaagataccAGAGCCGAGAAAGCCAAAGCCAACCCTGATTCAAACCAAGTTtac cttgatggatggttgaaagataccCGAGTTGAAAATGAGAAATCTGCCCTTGACTCTAATGCAAAATCCAACCTTGATTCCAATCAAGTTTACCTTGATGGGTGGTTGAAAGATACCAGAGCCGACAAAGCCAAAGCCAACCCTGATTCAAACCAAGTTtaccttgatggatggttgaaagatacTCGAGTTGAAAATGAGAAATCCGCCCCTAACTCTAAGCAAGTTtaccttgatggatggttgaaagataTCCGAGTTGAAAAGGAGAAATCTGCCCTTGACTCTAAGGAAGTTTACCTTGATGGTTGGTTGAAAGATACCCGAGTTGAAAATGAGAAATCTACCCCTGACTCTAAGCAAGTTtaccttgatggatggttgaaagataccCGAGCTGAGAAAGCAAAATTGAACTCTGACTCTAACCAAGTTtaccttgatggatggttgaaagataccCGAGCTGAGAAAGCAAAATCCAGCCTTGACTCCAACGAAGTTtaccttgatggatggttgaaagataccCGAGTCGAAAAATTAAATTCCAACTCTGACTCCAATCAAGTTtaccttgatggatggttgaaaaATACTCAGACTTTGAATCCAAAACCGACCCTTGACTCCAACCAAGTTtaccttgatggatggttgaaagatacaCGAGCAGAGAAAGATAATTCCTCCCCTAACTCTAACCGAGTTTACCTTGACGGATGGTTGAAAGATAGTCATGTTGAGATTGCAAAATCCATCCCGAATTCCAAGCAAGCTTACCTTGATGGTTGGTTGAAAGACTCGCATGCAGAGAACTACATGAAAAATGGACAACACTTGGAAGAATCGAACGGAAAATTATCTTCAAAAGTTGACCATACAGAAGCATTCAAGGTAGCTTTTTTCAGCCTAGATGATCTTTATGTGGGAAATGTAATGACCTTGCAATTTCCTATTAGAGAATATGCCCCGTTCTTGCCAAGAAAACTAGCTGACGAAATTCCTGTCTCCAAATCACAAAGTTCAAGCCTTCTTCAACTATTCTCACTCACAAAAGATTCTCCTCAAGGTGAAGACATGATAGATGTAATGAATCAATGTGAGTCTGAACCCAATAAAGGGGAGACCAAGGCTTGTCCTACTTCTTTAGAGTCCATGCTTGAATTTGTTCATGGTGTTATTGGTGCCGAGACTAATTATAACATTCACTCGACTAGCTATCCCACAACATCAGGCGCACCTTTGCAGAACTACACTGTTTTGGATATCTCAAAGGATATCTATGCTCCTAAATGGGTAGCATGTCACCCCAGGCCTTACCCATACGCTCTTTACTATTGCCATTACCTAGACATAGGAAGTAAGATCTTCAAAGTTCTTCTAAAGGGTGAATATGGAGACATAATGGATGCTTTGGGAATTTGCCACTTAGACACATCTGCCATGAATCCTAACCATTTTATATTTGACCTACTTGGAATGAAGCCTGGGGAAGGTCCATTGTGCCATTTCTTCCCTGTTAAGCATGTCTTATGGGTGCCAAGCCCCCCACATGCCACCAAATGA
- the LOC127088338 gene encoding uncharacterized protein LOC127088338 isoform X3 encodes MAHRVVMSLLPFLLLLLINDHGSFARDMNQVDQPYLDGWLKNTPLKNQKSSLNSDQIYLDGWLKDTRDEKAKLNPDTNQVYLDGWLKDTRGEKAKANPDSNQVYLDGWLKDTRAEKEKDNPDSNQVYLDGWLKDTRGEKAKVNPDSNQVYLDGWLKDTRAEKEKVNPDSNQVYLDGWLKDTRAEKAKVNPDSNQVYLDGWLKDTRAEKAKANPDSNQVYLDGWLKDTRVEKEKSAPNSKQVYLDGWLKDTRVENEKSALDSNAKSNLDSNQVYLDGWLKDTRADKAKANPDSNQVYLDGWLKDTRVENEKSAPNSKQVYLDGWLKDIRVEKEKSALDSKEVYLDGWLKDTRVENEKSTPDSKQVYLDGWLKDTRAEKAKLNSDSNQVYLDGWLKDTRAEKAKSSLDSNEVYLDGWLKDTRVEKLNSNSDSNQVYLDGWLKNTQTLNPKPTLDSNQVYLDGWLKDTRAEKDNSSPNSNRVYLDGWLKDSHVEIAKSIPNSKQAYLDGWLKDSHAENYMKNGQHLEESNGKLSSKVDHTEAFKVAFFSLDDLYVGNVMTLQFPIREYAPFLPRKLADEIPVSKSQSSSLLQLFSLTKDSPQGEDMIDVMNQCESEPNKGETKACPTSLESMLEFVHGVIGAETNYNIHSTSYPTTSGAPLQNYTVLDISKDIYAPKWVACHPRPYPYALYYCHYLDIGSKIFKVLLKGEYGDIMDALGICHLDTSAMNPNHFIFDLLGMKPGEGPLCHFFPVKHVLWVPSPPHATK; translated from the exons ATGGCACACAGAGTTGTTATGTCTTTACTCCCTTTTCTCCTACTCTTGTTGATT AATGACCATGGAAGCTTTGCAAGAGATATGAATCAAGTTGATCAGCCTTACCTTGATGGGTGGCTCAAAAACACTCCCCTGAAGAACCAAAAATCCTCCCTTAACTCCGACCAAATTtaccttgatggatggttgaaagataccCGAGATGAGAAAGCAAAACTCAACCCTGACACCAATCAAGTTtaccttgatggatggttgaaagataccCGAGGTGAGAAAGCAAAAGCCAACCCTGACTCCAATCAAGTTtaccttgatggatggttgaaagataccCGAGCCGAGAAAGAAAAAGACAATCCTGACTCCAACCAAGTTtaccttgatggatggttgaaagataccCGAGGTGAGAAAGCAAAAGTCAACCCTGACTCCAACCAAGTTtaccttgatggatggttgaaagataccCGAGCCGAGAAAGAAAAAGTCAATCCTGACTCCAACCAAGTTTATCTTGATGGGTGGTTGAAAGATACCAGAGCCGAGAAAGCCAAAGTCAACCCTGATTCAAACCAAGTTtac cttgatggatggttgaaagataccAGAGCCGAGAAAGCCAAAGCCAACCCTGATTCAAACCAAGTTtaccttgatggatggttgaaagataccCGAGTTGAGAAGGAGAAATCCGCCCCTAACTCTAAGCAAGTTtaccttgatggatggttgaaagataccCGAGTTGAAAATGAGAAATCTGCCCTTGACTCTAATGCAAAATCCAACCTTGATTCCAATCAAGTTTACCTTGATGGGTGGTTGAAAGATACCAGAGCCGACAAAGCCAAAGCCAACCCTGATTCAAACCAAGTTtaccttgatggatggttgaaagatacTCGAGTTGAAAATGAGAAATCCGCCCCTAACTCTAAGCAAGTTtaccttgatggatggttgaaagataTCCGAGTTGAAAAGGAGAAATCTGCCCTTGACTCTAAGGAAGTTTACCTTGATGGTTGGTTGAAAGATACCCGAGTTGAAAATGAGAAATCTACCCCTGACTCTAAGCAAGTTtaccttgatggatggttgaaagataccCGAGCTGAGAAAGCAAAATTGAACTCTGACTCTAACCAAGTTtaccttgatggatggttgaaagataccCGAGCTGAGAAAGCAAAATCCAGCCTTGACTCCAACGAAGTTtaccttgatggatggttgaaagataccCGAGTCGAAAAATTAAATTCCAACTCTGACTCCAATCAAGTTtaccttgatggatggttgaaaaATACTCAGACTTTGAATCCAAAACCGACCCTTGACTCCAACCAAGTTtaccttgatggatggttgaaagatacaCGAGCAGAGAAAGATAATTCCTCCCCTAACTCTAACCGAGTTTACCTTGACGGATGGTTGAAAGATAGTCATGTTGAGATTGCAAAATCCATCCCGAATTCCAAGCAAGCTTACCTTGATGGTTGGTTGAAAGACTCGCATGCAGAGAACTACATGAAAAATGGACAACACTTGGAAGAATCGAACGGAAAATTATCTTCAAAAGTTGACCATACAGAAGCATTCAAGGTAGCTTTTTTCAGCCTAGATGATCTTTATGTGGGAAATGTAATGACCTTGCAATTTCCTATTAGAGAATATGCCCCGTTCTTGCCAAGAAAACTAGCTGACGAAATTCCTGTCTCCAAATCACAAAGTTCAAGCCTTCTTCAACTATTCTCACTCACAAAAGATTCTCCTCAAGGTGAAGACATGATAGATGTAATGAATCAATGTGAGTCTGAACCCAATAAAGGGGAGACCAAGGCTTGTCCTACTTCTTTAGAGTCCATGCTTGAATTTGTTCATGGTGTTATTGGTGCCGAGACTAATTATAACATTCACTCGACTAGCTATCCCACAACATCAGGCGCACCTTTGCAGAACTACACTGTTTTGGATATCTCAAAGGATATCTATGCTCCTAAATGGGTAGCATGTCACCCCAGGCCTTACCCATACGCTCTTTACTATTGCCATTACCTAGACATAGGAAGTAAGATCTTCAAAGTTCTTCTAAAGGGTGAATATGGAGACATAATGGATGCTTTGGGAATTTGCCACTTAGACACATCTGCCATGAATCCTAACCATTTTATATTTGACCTACTTGGAATGAAGCCTGGGGAAGGTCCATTGTGCCATTTCTTCCCTGTTAAGCATGTCTTATGGGTGCCAAGCCCCCCACATGCCACCAAATGA
- the LOC127088338 gene encoding uncharacterized protein LOC127088338 isoform X10, translated as MAHRVVMSLLPFLLLLLINDHGSFARDMNQVDQPYLDGWLKNTPLKNQKSSLNSDQIYLDGWLKDTRDEKAKLNPDTNQVYLDGWLKDTRGEKAKANPDSNQVYLDGWLKDTRAEKEKDNPDSNQVYLDGWLKDTRGEKAKVNPDSNQVYLDGWLKDTRAEKEKVNPDSNQVYLDGWLKDTRAEKAKVNPDSNQVYLDGWLKDTGAENAKSNLDSNQVYLDGWLKDTRAEKAKANPDSNQVYLDGWLKDTRVENEKSAPNSKQVYLDGWLKDIRVEKEKSALDSKEVYLDGWLKDTRVENEKSTPDSKQVYLDGWLKDTRAEKAKLNSDSNQVYLDGWLKDTRAEKAKSSLDSNEVYLDGWLKDTRVEKLNSNSDSNQVYLDGWLKNTQTLNPKPTLDSNQVYLDGWLKDTRAEKDNSSPNSNRVYLDGWLKDSHVEIAKSIPNSKQAYLDGWLKDSHAENYMKNGQHLEESNGKLSSKVDHTEAFKVAFFSLDDLYVGNVMTLQFPIREYAPFLPRKLADEIPVSKSQSSSLLQLFSLTKDSPQGEDMIDVMNQCESEPNKGETKACPTSLESMLEFVHGVIGAETNYNIHSTSYPTTSGAPLQNYTVLDISKDIYAPKWVACHPRPYPYALYYCHYLDIGSKIFKVLLKGEYGDIMDALGICHLDTSAMNPNHFIFDLLGMKPGEGPLCHFFPVKHVLWVPSPPHATK; from the exons ATGGCACACAGAGTTGTTATGTCTTTACTCCCTTTTCTCCTACTCTTGTTGATT AATGACCATGGAAGCTTTGCAAGAGATATGAATCAAGTTGATCAGCCTTACCTTGATGGGTGGCTCAAAAACACTCCCCTGAAGAACCAAAAATCCTCCCTTAACTCCGACCAAATTtaccttgatggatggttgaaagataccCGAGATGAGAAAGCAAAACTCAACCCTGACACCAATCAAGTTtaccttgatggatggttgaaagataccCGAGGTGAGAAAGCAAAAGCCAACCCTGACTCCAATCAAGTTtaccttgatggatggttgaaagataccCGAGCCGAGAAAGAAAAAGACAATCCTGACTCCAACCAAGTTtaccttgatggatggttgaaagataccCGAGGTGAGAAAGCAAAAGTCAACCCTGACTCCAACCAAGTTtaccttgatggatggttgaaagataccCGAGCCGAGAAAGAAAAAGTCAATCCTGACTCCAACCAAGTTTATCTTGATGGGTGGTTGAAAGATACCAGAGCCGAGAAAGCCAAAGTCAACCCTGATTCAAACCAAGTTtaccttgatggatggttgaaagatacTGGAGCCGAGAATGCAAAATCCAACCTTGATTCCAACCAAGTTtaccttgatggatggttgaaagataccAGAGCCGAGAAAGCCAAAGCCAACCCTGATTCAAACCAAGTTtac cttgatggatggttgaaagatacTCGAGTTGAAAATGAGAAATCCGCCCCTAACTCTAAGCAAGTTtaccttgatggatggttgaaagataTCCGAGTTGAAAAGGAGAAATCTGCCCTTGACTCTAAGGAAGTTTACCTTGATGGTTGGTTGAAAGATACCCGAGTTGAAAATGAGAAATCTACCCCTGACTCTAAGCAAGTTtaccttgatggatggttgaaagataccCGAGCTGAGAAAGCAAAATTGAACTCTGACTCTAACCAAGTTtaccttgatggatggttgaaagataccCGAGCTGAGAAAGCAAAATCCAGCCTTGACTCCAACGAAGTTtaccttgatggatggttgaaagataccCGAGTCGAAAAATTAAATTCCAACTCTGACTCCAATCAAGTTtaccttgatggatggttgaaaaATACTCAGACTTTGAATCCAAAACCGACCCTTGACTCCAACCAAGTTtaccttgatggatggttgaaagatacaCGAGCAGAGAAAGATAATTCCTCCCCTAACTCTAACCGAGTTTACCTTGACGGATGGTTGAAAGATAGTCATGTTGAGATTGCAAAATCCATCCCGAATTCCAAGCAAGCTTACCTTGATGGTTGGTTGAAAGACTCGCATGCAGAGAACTACATGAAAAATGGACAACACTTGGAAGAATCGAACGGAAAATTATCTTCAAAAGTTGACCATACAGAAGCATTCAAGGTAGCTTTTTTCAGCCTAGATGATCTTTATGTGGGAAATGTAATGACCTTGCAATTTCCTATTAGAGAATATGCCCCGTTCTTGCCAAGAAAACTAGCTGACGAAATTCCTGTCTCCAAATCACAAAGTTCAAGCCTTCTTCAACTATTCTCACTCACAAAAGATTCTCCTCAAGGTGAAGACATGATAGATGTAATGAATCAATGTGAGTCTGAACCCAATAAAGGGGAGACCAAGGCTTGTCCTACTTCTTTAGAGTCCATGCTTGAATTTGTTCATGGTGTTATTGGTGCCGAGACTAATTATAACATTCACTCGACTAGCTATCCCACAACATCAGGCGCACCTTTGCAGAACTACACTGTTTTGGATATCTCAAAGGATATCTATGCTCCTAAATGGGTAGCATGTCACCCCAGGCCTTACCCATACGCTCTTTACTATTGCCATTACCTAGACATAGGAAGTAAGATCTTCAAAGTTCTTCTAAAGGGTGAATATGGAGACATAATGGATGCTTTGGGAATTTGCCACTTAGACACATCTGCCATGAATCCTAACCATTTTATATTTGACCTACTTGGAATGAAGCCTGGGGAAGGTCCATTGTGCCATTTCTTCCCTGTTAAGCATGTCTTATGGGTGCCAAGCCCCCCACATGCCACCAAATGA
- the LOC127088338 gene encoding BURP domain-containing protein 9 isoform X15, giving the protein MAHRVVMSLLPFLLLLLINDHGSFARDMNQVDQPYLDGWLKNTPLKNQKSSLNSDQIYLDGWLKDTRDEKAKLNPDTNQVYLDGWLKDTRGEKAKANPDSNQVYLDGWLKDTRAEKEKDNPDSNQVYLDGWLKDTRGEKAKVNPDSNQVYLDGWLKDTRAEKEKVNPDSNQVYLDGWLKDTRAEKAKVNPDSNQVYLDGWLKDTGAENAKSNLDSNQVYLDGWLKDTRAEKAKANPDSNQVYLDGWLKDTRAEKAKLNSDSNQVYLDGWLKDTRAEKAKSSLDSNEVYLDGWLKDTRVEKLNSNSDSNQVYLDGWLKNTQTLNPKPTLDSNQVYLDGWLKDTRAEKDNSSPNSNRVYLDGWLKDSHVEIAKSIPNSKQAYLDGWLKDSHAENYMKNGQHLEESNGKLSSKVDHTEAFKVAFFSLDDLYVGNVMTLQFPIREYAPFLPRKLADEIPVSKSQSSSLLQLFSLTKDSPQGEDMIDVMNQCESEPNKGETKACPTSLESMLEFVHGVIGAETNYNIHSTSYPTTSGAPLQNYTVLDISKDIYAPKWVACHPRPYPYALYYCHYLDIGSKIFKVLLKGEYGDIMDALGICHLDTSAMNPNHFIFDLLGMKPGEGPLCHFFPVKHVLWVPSPPHATK; this is encoded by the exons ATGGCACACAGAGTTGTTATGTCTTTACTCCCTTTTCTCCTACTCTTGTTGATT AATGACCATGGAAGCTTTGCAAGAGATATGAATCAAGTTGATCAGCCTTACCTTGATGGGTGGCTCAAAAACACTCCCCTGAAGAACCAAAAATCCTCCCTTAACTCCGACCAAATTtaccttgatggatggttgaaagataccCGAGATGAGAAAGCAAAACTCAACCCTGACACCAATCAAGTTtaccttgatggatggttgaaagataccCGAGGTGAGAAAGCAAAAGCCAACCCTGACTCCAATCAAGTTtaccttgatggatggttgaaagataccCGAGCCGAGAAAGAAAAAGACAATCCTGACTCCAACCAAGTTtaccttgatggatggttgaaagataccCGAGGTGAGAAAGCAAAAGTCAACCCTGACTCCAACCAAGTTtaccttgatggatggttgaaagataccCGAGCCGAGAAAGAAAAAGTCAATCCTGACTCCAACCAAGTTTATCTTGATGGGTGGTTGAAAGATACCAGAGCCGAGAAAGCCAAAGTCAACCCTGATTCAAACCAAGTTtaccttgatggatggttgaaagatacTGGAGCCGAGAATGCAAAATCCAACCTTGATTCCAACCAAGTTtaccttgatggatggttgaaagataccAGAGCCGAGAAAGCCAAAGCCAACCCTGATTCAAACCAAGTTtac cttgatggatggttgaaagataccCGAGCTGAGAAAGCAAAATTGAACTCTGACTCTAACCAAGTTtaccttgatggatggttgaaagataccCGAGCTGAGAAAGCAAAATCCAGCCTTGACTCCAACGAAGTTtaccttgatggatggttgaaagataccCGAGTCGAAAAATTAAATTCCAACTCTGACTCCAATCAAGTTtaccttgatggatggttgaaaaATACTCAGACTTTGAATCCAAAACCGACCCTTGACTCCAACCAAGTTtaccttgatggatggttgaaagatacaCGAGCAGAGAAAGATAATTCCTCCCCTAACTCTAACCGAGTTTACCTTGACGGATGGTTGAAAGATAGTCATGTTGAGATTGCAAAATCCATCCCGAATTCCAAGCAAGCTTACCTTGATGGTTGGTTGAAAGACTCGCATGCAGAGAACTACATGAAAAATGGACAACACTTGGAAGAATCGAACGGAAAATTATCTTCAAAAGTTGACCATACAGAAGCATTCAAGGTAGCTTTTTTCAGCCTAGATGATCTTTATGTGGGAAATGTAATGACCTTGCAATTTCCTATTAGAGAATATGCCCCGTTCTTGCCAAGAAAACTAGCTGACGAAATTCCTGTCTCCAAATCACAAAGTTCAAGCCTTCTTCAACTATTCTCACTCACAAAAGATTCTCCTCAAGGTGAAGACATGATAGATGTAATGAATCAATGTGAGTCTGAACCCAATAAAGGGGAGACCAAGGCTTGTCCTACTTCTTTAGAGTCCATGCTTGAATTTGTTCATGGTGTTATTGGTGCCGAGACTAATTATAACATTCACTCGACTAGCTATCCCACAACATCAGGCGCACCTTTGCAGAACTACACTGTTTTGGATATCTCAAAGGATATCTATGCTCCTAAATGGGTAGCATGTCACCCCAGGCCTTACCCATACGCTCTTTACTATTGCCATTACCTAGACATAGGAAGTAAGATCTTCAAAGTTCTTCTAAAGGGTGAATATGGAGACATAATGGATGCTTTGGGAATTTGCCACTTAGACACATCTGCCATGAATCCTAACCATTTTATATTTGACCTACTTGGAATGAAGCCTGGGGAAGGTCCATTGTGCCATTTCTTCCCTGTTAAGCATGTCTTATGGGTGCCAAGCCCCCCACATGCCACCAAATGA
- the LOC127088338 gene encoding uncharacterized protein LOC127088338 isoform X12: MAHRVVMSLLPFLLLLLINDHGSFARDMNQVDQPYLDGWLKNTPLKNQKSSLNSDQIYLDGWLKDTRDEKAKLNPDTNQVYLDGWLKDTRGEKAKANPDSNQVYLDGWLKDTRAEKAKANPDSNQVYLDGWLKDTRVEKEKSAPNSKQVYLDGWLKDTRVENEKSALDSNAKSNLDSNQVYLDGWLKDTRADKAKANPDSNQVYLDGWLKDTRVENEKSAPNSKQVYLDGWLKDIRVEKEKSALDSKEVYLDGWLKDTRVENEKSTPDSKQVYLDGWLKDTRAEKAKLNSDSNQVYLDGWLKDTRAEKAKSSLDSNEVYLDGWLKDTRVEKLNSNSDSNQVYLDGWLKNTQTLNPKPTLDSNQVYLDGWLKDTRAEKDNSSPNSNRVYLDGWLKDSHVEIAKSIPNSKQAYLDGWLKDSHAENYMKNGQHLEESNGKLSSKVDHTEAFKVAFFSLDDLYVGNVMTLQFPIREYAPFLPRKLADEIPVSKSQSSSLLQLFSLTKDSPQGEDMIDVMNQCESEPNKGETKACPTSLESMLEFVHGVIGAETNYNIHSTSYPTTSGAPLQNYTVLDISKDIYAPKWVACHPRPYPYALYYCHYLDIGSKIFKVLLKGEYGDIMDALGICHLDTSAMNPNHFIFDLLGMKPGEGPLCHFFPVKHVLWVPSPPHATK; encoded by the exons ATGGCACACAGAGTTGTTATGTCTTTACTCCCTTTTCTCCTACTCTTGTTGATT AATGACCATGGAAGCTTTGCAAGAGATATGAATCAAGTTGATCAGCCTTACCTTGATGGGTGGCTCAAAAACACTCCCCTGAAGAACCAAAAATCCTCCCTTAACTCCGACCAAATTtaccttgatggatggttgaaagataccCGAGATGAGAAAGCAAAACTCAACCCTGACACCAATCAAGTTtaccttgatggatggttgaaagataccCGAGGTGAGAAAGCAAAAGCCAACCCTGACTCCAATCAAGTTtac cttgatggatggttgaaagataccAGAGCCGAGAAAGCCAAAGCCAACCCTGATTCAAACCAAGTTtaccttgatggatggttgaaagataccCGAGTTGAGAAGGAGAAATCCGCCCCTAACTCTAAGCAAGTTtaccttgatggatggttgaaagataccCGAGTTGAAAATGAGAAATCTGCCCTTGACTCTAATGCAAAATCCAACCTTGATTCCAATCAAGTTTACCTTGATGGGTGGTTGAAAGATACCAGAGCCGACAAAGCCAAAGCCAACCCTGATTCAAACCAAGTTtaccttgatggatggttgaaagatacTCGAGTTGAAAATGAGAAATCCGCCCCTAACTCTAAGCAAGTTtaccttgatggatggttgaaagataTCCGAGTTGAAAAGGAGAAATCTGCCCTTGACTCTAAGGAAGTTTACCTTGATGGTTGGTTGAAAGATACCCGAGTTGAAAATGAGAAATCTACCCCTGACTCTAAGCAAGTTtaccttgatggatggttgaaagataccCGAGCTGAGAAAGCAAAATTGAACTCTGACTCTAACCAAGTTtaccttgatggatggttgaaagataccCGAGCTGAGAAAGCAAAATCCAGCCTTGACTCCAACGAAGTTtaccttgatggatggttgaaagataccCGAGTCGAAAAATTAAATTCCAACTCTGACTCCAATCAAGTTtaccttgatggatggttgaaaaATACTCAGACTTTGAATCCAAAACCGACCCTTGACTCCAACCAAGTTtaccttgatggatggttgaaagatacaCGAGCAGAGAAAGATAATTCCTCCCCTAACTCTAACCGAGTTTACCTTGACGGATGGTTGAAAGATAGTCATGTTGAGATTGCAAAATCCATCCCGAATTCCAAGCAAGCTTACCTTGATGGTTGGTTGAAAGACTCGCATGCAGAGAACTACATGAAAAATGGACAACACTTGGAAGAATCGAACGGAAAATTATCTTCAAAAGTTGACCATACAGAAGCATTCAAGGTAGCTTTTTTCAGCCTAGATGATCTTTATGTGGGAAATGTAATGACCTTGCAATTTCCTATTAGAGAATATGCCCCGTTCTTGCCAAGAAAACTAGCTGACGAAATTCCTGTCTCCAAATCACAAAGTTCAAGCCTTCTTCAACTATTCTCACTCACAAAAGATTCTCCTCAAGGTGAAGACATGATAGATGTAATGAATCAATGTGAGTCTGAACCCAATAAAGGGGAGACCAAGGCTTGTCCTACTTCTTTAGAGTCCATGCTTGAATTTGTTCATGGTGTTATTGGTGCCGAGACTAATTATAACATTCACTCGACTAGCTATCCCACAACATCAGGCGCACCTTTGCAGAACTACACTGTTTTGGATATCTCAAAGGATATCTATGCTCCTAAATGGGTAGCATGTCACCCCAGGCCTTACCCATACGCTCTTTACTATTGCCATTACCTAGACATAGGAAGTAAGATCTTCAAAGTTCTTCTAAAGGGTGAATATGGAGACATAATGGATGCTTTGGGAATTTGCCACTTAGACACATCTGCCATGAATCCTAACCATTTTATATTTGACCTACTTGGAATGAAGCCTGGGGAAGGTCCATTGTGCCATTTCTTCCCTGTTAAGCATGTCTTATGGGTGCCAAGCCCCCCACATGCCACCAAATGA